The Longimicrobiales bacterium genome contains a region encoding:
- a CDS encoding DUF805 domain-containing protein, giving the protein MICGCNVYGYHKASLPPFRPGGKTVTRNGYGRLDGRMDKFLDLFTMEGRANRAWYFWHIILDDLAILTAIAMCAGLVFVTGSPLFILPGIGAVVAGLWAGIAITVKRLHDLDRPGWHWFLLAVPLYNIYLAIVLLFGRGSWGQNQFGADPLQAAQVDGYFQP; this is encoded by the coding sequence AATGTGTATGGGTACCATAAGGCCAGCCTGCCGCCCTTCCGGCCGGGCGGCAAGACCGTGACTCGAAATGGCTACGGCCGACTGGACGGACGGATGGACAAGTTCCTCGACCTTTTCACTATGGAAGGCCGCGCGAATCGTGCCTGGTATTTTTGGCACATCATCCTGGACGATCTCGCGATCTTAACCGCCATCGCGATGTGCGCTGGGCTCGTGTTCGTCACGGGAAGCCCGCTGTTCATCCTTCCCGGGATCGGTGCTGTCGTGGCTGGCTTGTGGGCAGGAATCGCGATCACGGTAAAACGCCTTCACGACTTGGACCGCCCAGGTTGGCACTGGTTCCTGCTCGCCGTTCCGCTGTACAACATCTACCTGGCGATTGTGTTGTTATTCGGCAGAGGCAGCTGGGGGCAGAATCAGTTCGGAGCCGATCCGCTGCAGGCAGCTCAAGTCGACGGGTACTTTCAGCCTTAG
- a CDS encoding isoaspartyl peptidase/L-asparaginase, which translates to MESQIQIDRGVVIHGGVGTLSAAALTDEIAASYRAVLTESLLAGSAVIQSGGPAVDATVAAVQIMEDSELFNAGRGSNFDERGVITMDASIMDGATLDAGAVAGVTNVRSPVHLAQLIMARSEHLMLIGEGAESFARSQGVDVTEPSFFHTQRRWDEMQRAKERGESARPNVLGDADDAMAPASADGAPISAEGKSGTVGAVALDSAGHLAAATSTGGMANKMWGRVGDSPVIGAGTYASALCAVSCTGWGEYFIRNAIAFDVHARMAYTGATLAEATHAVIFETLQKQVPGSGGMCALDAQGRVELCFNTPGMYRGWIGEDGEPHVGIFR; encoded by the coding sequence ATGGAATCACAGATCCAGATTGATCGAGGCGTCGTCATCCACGGTGGGGTGGGCACTCTGAGCGCCGCTGCGCTGACGGACGAGATTGCGGCATCCTACCGTGCGGTACTGACGGAATCGCTCCTCGCAGGAAGCGCCGTCATCCAATCCGGCGGACCGGCGGTCGACGCTACTGTCGCTGCGGTCCAGATCATGGAGGACTCAGAGCTCTTCAATGCCGGCCGCGGGTCCAACTTTGACGAGCGTGGTGTGATCACCATGGACGCGTCGATTATGGACGGAGCCACGCTTGACGCCGGTGCTGTCGCGGGGGTCACTAATGTGCGTTCTCCCGTGCACCTCGCTCAGTTGATCATGGCGCGTTCCGAACATCTCATGCTGATTGGAGAGGGGGCCGAGTCGTTTGCTCGATCCCAAGGCGTCGATGTCACAGAGCCTTCGTTCTTTCACACCCAGCGGAGATGGGACGAGATGCAGCGGGCGAAGGAACGCGGGGAAAGTGCGCGACCCAACGTGCTCGGGGACGCAGATGATGCCATGGCTCCTGCTTCAGCGGACGGCGCACCGATCTCCGCCGAGGGCAAATCAGGCACAGTCGGTGCAGTCGCGCTCGACTCCGCTGGCCATCTGGCTGCGGCTACGTCCACAGGCGGGATGGCGAATAAGATGTGGGGTCGCGTGGGCGATTCGCCGGTGATCGGAGCGGGGACCTATGCCTCCGCTCTATGTGCCGTGTCGTGCACTGGATGGGGGGAGTACTTCATCCGTAATGCCATCGCCTTCGATGTTCACGCGCGTATGGCCTACACGGGTGCGACGCTCGCAGAAGCGACCCACGCTGTGATCTTCGAGACGCTCCAAAAACAAGTACCCGGTTCGGGCGGCATGTGTGCGTTGGATGCTCAGGGTCGTGTCGAACTCTGTTTCAATACACCGGGGATGTATCGCGGCTGGATTGGCGAAGATGGTGAGCCGCACGTGGGGATCTTCCGCTAG
- a CDS encoding MATE family efflux transporter encodes MEDLTTGPIPKQLVKLAGPIAIGMIFQTAYYLVDLYFVAQLGDAAIAGVGSAGNLQFLIMALTQVLGVGTMALISHASGRKDREDANLIFNQSILFALLCATVTLVGGYALAGRYMGTLGADAATTAAGMTYLKWFLPGLALQFALVAMGSALRGTGIVKPTMIVQVSTVLLNAILAPIMIAGWLTGRPLGVAGAGISTTISIAVGVVMISFYFVRLERYVVFDLAMLKPRLEAWKRILKIGLPPGGEFLLIFVNIGVMYWAIRGFGAEAQAGYGIGSRVMQAIFLPAMALAFAAAPLAGQNFGARAYDRVRETFKTAAIQGSAIMFVLTLVCQWRSDAFIAFFTDDLQVVTVGADFLRIISWNFVATGIIFTCSSVFQGMGNTMPALMSAGTRLLTFVVPAIWMSQQSWFELNHIWYLSVGTAGLHALFSVWLLMREFRGRLVGGAS; translated from the coding sequence ATGGAGGACCTCACCACCGGACCGATTCCAAAACAGCTCGTGAAGCTGGCTGGCCCCATCGCGATCGGGATGATCTTCCAGACCGCGTACTATCTGGTCGACCTCTACTTCGTCGCTCAACTCGGTGACGCAGCCATTGCCGGTGTCGGCTCAGCCGGAAACCTTCAATTCCTCATCATGGCTCTGACACAGGTGCTCGGTGTGGGGACTATGGCGCTCATTTCCCATGCGAGCGGCAGGAAAGACCGCGAAGACGCCAACCTGATCTTCAATCAAAGCATCCTCTTCGCCCTTCTTTGCGCCACGGTGACCCTTGTGGGCGGATACGCCCTGGCGGGCCGTTACATGGGCACGCTCGGCGCCGATGCCGCGACGACGGCTGCCGGGATGACGTACCTGAAGTGGTTCCTGCCAGGTCTCGCGCTCCAGTTCGCCTTGGTTGCGATGGGGTCTGCCCTCCGTGGTACAGGCATCGTGAAACCCACGATGATCGTCCAAGTCTCGACCGTCCTGCTCAACGCGATTCTTGCGCCCATCATGATCGCCGGGTGGCTGACGGGGCGGCCTCTCGGTGTCGCCGGAGCAGGGATCTCTACAACGATTTCAATCGCCGTCGGCGTCGTGATGATCTCGTTCTACTTCGTGAGACTGGAACGGTACGTGGTCTTCGACCTCGCGATGCTCAAACCCCGACTCGAGGCGTGGAAGCGCATTCTCAAGATCGGCCTGCCTCCCGGAGGAGAGTTTTTGCTCATCTTCGTGAACATCGGCGTGATGTACTGGGCGATTCGGGGCTTCGGAGCGGAGGCCCAAGCCGGGTACGGCATCGGTTCCCGCGTCATGCAGGCCATCTTCCTGCCCGCCATGGCTCTCGCATTCGCCGCTGCACCGTTAGCAGGGCAGAACTTCGGAGCCCGCGCCTACGACCGGGTGCGCGAAACGTTCAAGACGGCAGCTATCCAGGGCAGCGCGATCATGTTCGTACTGACGCTCGTCTGTCAGTGGCGCTCCGACGCATTCATAGCCTTCTTCACGGACGACCTCCAGGTGGTCACCGTCGGGGCGGACTTCCTGAGGATCATCTCGTGGAACTTCGTTGCCACGGGAATCATCTTCACCTGCTCCAGCGTCTTTCAAGGAATGGGCAACACCATGCCCGCCCTCATGAGCGCCGGCACCCGCCTGCTCACCTTCGTCGTGCCCGCCATCTGGATGAGCCAACAGTCATGGTTCGAACTCAACCACATCTGGTATTTGTCGGTGGGGACGGCTGGATTGCATGCTTTGTTTTCTGTTTGGTTGTTGATGAGGGAGTTTCGTGGGCGGTTGGTTGGGGGTGCGTCGTGA
- a CDS encoding DUF2239 family protein has protein sequence MTSEVPSGCTAFAGERRIASGSLMHVAMASKTVVDHDPNTLLLVFDDSTSRLVELDLRGSLDAVRGRVEAVIATTAAEANESAKKEEPAQKPSAKRGPGRPKLGVVSKEVTLLPRHWKFLQAQTGGASATLRRLVEQARKEHSESNSIVALQESTYRFMVAMVGNQPGFEEANRALYARDRERFMAESEGWPQDLRKHARMLAERVL, from the coding sequence ATGACGAGTGAAGTCCCAAGCGGATGCACCGCGTTCGCAGGTGAACGCCGCATTGCGTCGGGGTCGCTCATGCACGTAGCGATGGCTTCCAAGACCGTTGTGGACCACGATCCCAACACTCTGCTCCTCGTCTTCGATGACAGCACGAGCCGCTTGGTGGAGCTGGACCTTCGGGGTTCACTCGATGCCGTCCGAGGCCGGGTCGAGGCCGTGATCGCTACAACAGCAGCTGAGGCCAACGAGAGTGCGAAGAAAGAGGAGCCGGCACAGAAGCCGTCAGCCAAAAGAGGACCGGGCCGGCCGAAACTCGGCGTCGTGTCCAAGGAGGTGACCCTCCTGCCCCGCCATTGGAAGTTCCTTCAGGCGCAGACCGGTGGCGCTTCCGCAACGCTACGCCGACTCGTAGAACAGGCACGAAAAGAACACTCAGAGTCCAATTCAATTGTCGCTCTTCAGGAGTCCACCTATCGCTTCATGGTCGCCATGGTCGGCAACCAACCGGGCTTCGAAGAGGCGAACCGGGCCCTGTACGCGAGGGACCGTGAGAGGTTCATGGCCGAATCCGAAGGTTGGCCGCAGGACCTCCGGAAGCATGCCCGCATGCTGGCAGAGAGAGTCCTCTAA